One genomic region from Haloarcula sp. DT43 encodes:
- a CDS encoding mandelate racemase/muconate lactonizing enzyme family protein, giving the protein MGKANDVDYADLHDPNAEYTMRELSAETMGVTAKRGGGRDVEITDVQTTMVDGNFPWTLVRIYTDAGIVGTGEAYWGAGVPELIERMKPFVVGENPLDIDRLYEHLIQKMSGEGSVEGVTVTAIAGIEVALHDLAGKILEVPAYQLLGGKYRDEMRVYCDCHTEEEADPEACADEARRVVDELGYDALKFDLDVPSGLEKDRSNRHLRPGEIRHKAEIVERVTEEVKDEADVAFDCHWTFSGSSGKRLAEAIEEYDVWWLEDPVPPENLEVQEEVTKSTNTPITVGENRYRVTEERRLIENQAVDMVAPDMPKVGGMRETRKVADVANQYYIPVAMHNVSSPIATMASAHVGAAVPNSLAVEYHSYELGWWEDLVEEDVIEDGYIEIPEEPGLGLTLDLDAVADHVVEGDWVFDEA; this is encoded by the coding sequence ATGGGAAAGGCAAACGACGTAGACTACGCTGACCTGCACGACCCGAACGCGGAGTACACCATGCGGGAGCTCTCCGCGGAGACGATGGGCGTCACTGCGAAGCGCGGCGGCGGCCGCGACGTGGAGATTACAGACGTACAGACCACGATGGTCGACGGGAACTTCCCGTGGACGCTCGTTCGCATCTACACGGACGCGGGCATCGTCGGCACGGGCGAGGCCTACTGGGGCGCGGGCGTTCCGGAACTCATCGAGCGGATGAAGCCGTTCGTCGTCGGCGAGAACCCCCTGGATATCGACCGCCTCTACGAGCACCTCATCCAGAAGATGTCCGGCGAGGGGAGCGTCGAGGGCGTGACCGTCACGGCTATCGCCGGCATCGAGGTTGCGCTGCACGACCTCGCGGGCAAGATACTCGAAGTGCCGGCCTACCAGCTGCTGGGCGGCAAGTACCGCGACGAGATGCGCGTGTACTGTGACTGCCACACCGAGGAGGAGGCCGACCCCGAGGCCTGCGCAGACGAGGCCCGCCGCGTCGTCGACGAACTGGGCTACGACGCCCTGAAGTTCGACCTCGACGTGCCCAGCGGCCTGGAGAAAGACCGCTCGAACCGCCACCTCCGCCCGGGCGAAATCCGACACAAGGCCGAAATCGTCGAGCGGGTCACCGAGGAAGTCAAGGACGAGGCCGACGTGGCCTTCGACTGTCACTGGACCTTCTCGGGCAGTTCCGGCAAGCGCCTCGCCGAGGCCATCGAGGAGTACGACGTGTGGTGGCTCGAAGACCCCGTCCCGCCGGAGAACCTCGAAGTCCAGGAAGAGGTCACGAAGTCGACGAACACGCCGATAACCGTCGGCGAGAACCGCTATCGCGTCACTGAGGAGCGACGCCTCATCGAGAACCAGGCCGTCGACATGGTCGCGCCGGACATGCCGAAGGTCGGCGGCATGCGCGAGACGCGGAAGGTCGCCGACGTGGCGAACCAGTACTACATCCCGGTGGCGATGCACAACGTCTCCTCGCCGATTGCGACGATGGCCAGCGCTCACGTCGGGGCCGCGGTCCCGAACTCGCTCGCCGTCGAGTACCACTCCTACGAACTCGGCTGGTGGGAGGACCTCGTCGAGGAGGACGTCATCGAGGACGGCTACATCGAGATTCCGGAAGAACCGGGGCTCGGGCTCACCCTCGACCTCGACGCCGTCGCGGACCACGTCGTCGAGGGCGACTGGGTCTTCGACGAAGCGTAA
- a CDS encoding AMP-binding protein: protein MSERTPQEWVGAWSDRRAALTPDREGLVDATTGRRFTYAELDRRANRTARLLRQDGVGSDDTVAVVSRNRPAVVDLFFATGKTGSRLAPLSHRLAPPELAVLLDRVDPELLVVETPFAETVSTALENADVAAPRLLHLATGGAPSVATLDSTPYASALPEDDAPVETAAPAPGDTHLLLHTGGSTGTPKETEITHRGVVWNSLNTITAWGLRADDVTPMVFPMFHTGGWNVLTVPLWHMSGTVVIAREFDPGDVLDIVEREGGTVLVAVPAVLRLMADHDRWPETDLSTLRFAKSGGGPCRKSVMEAWWDRGVDLSQGYGLTECGPNNFAMPEGWPREKADSVGKPAMHVDARVVAVGDDTDADPPTVERGAVGELQLRSPHAADRYLDDPEATAETFGDGWVSTGDLARVDADGYFYIEGRTKHMFVSGGENVYPAEVEDAIADHPAVGEVVVIPVPDDTWGQVGKAVVEPATAASDDGGDGPLTLAELRAFLDGRLARYKHPREIAFVETMPTSGPDKIDRGAVVDRFGD from the coding sequence GTGTCTGAGCGCACGCCACAGGAGTGGGTCGGTGCCTGGAGCGACCGCCGGGCCGCACTCACCCCGGACCGCGAGGGACTGGTGGACGCGACGACCGGCCGGCGGTTCACCTACGCCGAACTGGACCGGCGCGCGAACCGGACCGCTCGCCTGCTCCGGCAAGACGGCGTCGGCAGCGACGACACCGTCGCCGTCGTCTCGCGGAACCGCCCCGCCGTCGTCGACCTGTTTTTCGCCACCGGCAAGACCGGCAGCCGGCTGGCCCCGCTGTCCCACCGCCTCGCACCCCCCGAACTCGCGGTGCTCCTTGACCGCGTCGATCCCGAACTCCTCGTCGTCGAGACACCTTTCGCCGAAACTGTCTCGACCGCCCTGGAGAACGCCGACGTGGCCGCTCCCCGCCTCCTCCATCTTGCCACCGGCGGCGCGCCCTCGGTCGCGACGCTCGACAGCACGCCCTACGCTTCGGCCCTCCCCGAGGACGACGCGCCCGTCGAGACGGCGGCCCCGGCCCCCGGCGACACGCACCTCCTGCTCCACACCGGCGGCTCGACCGGGACGCCGAAGGAAACGGAGATAACCCACCGCGGCGTCGTCTGGAACTCCCTGAACACCATCACGGCGTGGGGCCTGCGGGCCGACGACGTGACGCCGATGGTGTTCCCGATGTTCCACACCGGCGGCTGGAACGTTCTCACCGTCCCGCTGTGGCATATGAGCGGCACCGTCGTCATCGCCCGCGAGTTCGACCCCGGCGACGTGCTGGACATCGTCGAGCGGGAGGGCGGGACGGTGCTGGTCGCCGTCCCCGCCGTGCTCCGGCTGATGGCCGACCACGACCGCTGGCCGGAGACGGACCTCTCGACGCTCCGCTTCGCCAAGTCCGGCGGTGGCCCCTGCCGCAAGAGCGTGATGGAGGCCTGGTGGGACCGCGGCGTCGACCTCTCGCAGGGCTACGGCCTCACCGAGTGCGGCCCGAACAACTTCGCGATGCCCGAGGGGTGGCCCCGCGAGAAGGCCGATTCCGTCGGCAAACCGGCGATGCACGTCGACGCGCGGGTCGTGGCAGTCGGCGACGATACGGACGCCGACCCTCCGACGGTGGAACGCGGGGCGGTCGGCGAACTCCAGTTGCGCTCGCCCCACGCCGCCGACCGGTACCTCGACGACCCCGAGGCCACCGCCGAGACGTTCGGCGACGGCTGGGTGTCGACCGGCGACCTCGCCCGCGTCGACGCCGACGGCTACTTCTACATCGAGGGGCGCACCAAGCACATGTTCGTCAGCGGCGGCGAGAACGTCTACCCCGCGGAGGTCGAGGACGCCATCGCCGACCACCCCGCCGTCGGCGAGGTCGTCGTGATTCCGGTCCCCGACGACACGTGGGGCCAGGTCGGGAAGGCCGTCGTCGAACCCGCGACCGCCGCATCGGACGACGGCGGCGACGGGCCGCTGACGCTCGCGGAATTGCGAGCGTTCCTCGACGGCCGCCTGGCCCGGTACAAACACCCCCGCGAAATCGCGTTCGTCGAGACGATGCCGACAAGCGGCCCGGACAAAATCGACAGGGGTGCGGTCGTCGACCGGTTCGGAGACTGA
- a CDS encoding tyrosine-type recombinase/integrase, whose amino-acid sequence MSDDLQPLAPRQALEMWIDRQKAEKADETVQSYYYRVRQFVDWLDEEGIDNLNDLTGRDVFRYDSDRRADGLTKNALNTQLGTIKLFLDFCVDVEAVPPVLPAKVDVPTLSKAERANEEKLTANRAETILHKLEQFDYASRDHMLFALAWHTGARLGALRALDLDDCYLTDDDLDRLAHRDGLTDEELEQFDVPFVYFCHRPETDTPLKNQEDGERPVGLSEEIGQLLEDYIEVTRVEVEDEHGRKPLFSSKRGTGRMSKGAIRSRFNIITQPCRFGTCPHDRDTETCEALEHGYESRCPSARSPHRIRTGSITHHRDEGWPPEVLAERVNATPEVIRTHYDQPDLLKRMESRRSYID is encoded by the coding sequence ATGAGTGACGATCTCCAACCGCTTGCCCCGCGGCAAGCACTGGAGATGTGGATAGACCGGCAGAAAGCCGAGAAAGCCGACGAGACGGTTCAGAGCTACTACTACCGTGTTCGGCAGTTTGTCGACTGGCTCGACGAAGAGGGCATCGACAACCTGAACGACCTCACCGGGCGCGACGTGTTCCGATACGACTCCGACCGGCGTGCTGACGGGCTAACGAAGAACGCCCTGAACACGCAACTCGGGACGATCAAACTGTTTCTGGACTTCTGCGTCGACGTAGAAGCAGTCCCGCCGGTACTGCCCGCGAAAGTCGACGTGCCGACCCTCTCGAAGGCAGAACGAGCGAACGAGGAGAAACTGACGGCGAACCGTGCCGAGACGATTCTGCACAAACTGGAACAGTTCGACTACGCCAGCCGCGACCACATGCTGTTCGCGCTGGCGTGGCATACTGGTGCTCGACTCGGTGCGCTTCGTGCGCTCGACCTGGACGACTGCTACCTGACCGACGACGATCTCGACCGACTGGCCCACCGGGACGGACTCACCGACGAGGAACTCGAACAGTTCGACGTTCCGTTCGTCTACTTCTGCCACCGGCCTGAGACGGATACGCCGCTGAAGAATCAGGAGGATGGTGAGCGGCCGGTTGGCCTGTCCGAAGAGATCGGGCAGCTGCTCGAAGACTACATCGAGGTGACCCGCGTCGAGGTCGAGGACGAACACGGGCGCAAGCCGTTGTTCTCTAGCAAGCGCGGAACCGGTCGGATGTCGAAGGGCGCGATTCGCTCGCGTTTCAATATCATCACCCAGCCGTGCCGTTTCGGGACGTGCCCGCACGACCGCGATACGGAGACCTGCGAGGCGCTGGAACACGGCTACGAATCGCGTTGCCCGTCGGCCCGTTCTCCACATCGGATTCGGACAGGTTCGATTACGCATCACCGTGATGAAGGCTGGCCGCCGGAGGTGCTGGCCGAGCGTGTGAACGCGACCCCGGAGGTCATTCGGACGCACTACGACCAGCCGGACCTTCTGAAGCGGATGGAATCGCGCCGTAGCTACATCGACTAA